TGAAGAAAATCAGTGAAAAGTACTTTAATACAGACATCACAACAGACCCGGAAGAGTAAGCGCAGCATGATGGAAAGCGAATGTGCTTCGTGTGCACATTCGCTTTTTTTATCCCATGCTGCTTGGTCTTAAGATACCGCAAATAGTTGAATGGAGGGACATTCATGCATTTTCTCGAAACCTTTGCAGATACATATGACATATTTTTAAAAGGGATGCTGTTGACATTCCAATTGACGATCGTATCAGTACTGATCGCCATTGTAATCGGACTATTTTTTGCCTTTTTAAAGATTTCCAAGGTGAAGCCGCTGGAGCTTTTGGCGGATTTATACATTTTCGTCGTCCGCGGTACGCCGTTGATCGTACAAATCTTTATTTTCTATTTCGGACTGACCGCCCTGCACATTTCAGGATTCTGGTCCGTCGTGTTAGGTCTTGCCTTCCATAACGGGGCCTATATTGCGGAAATCTTCAGGGGAGCCATTCAATCCATTGACCGCGGTCAAATGGAAGCGGGCCGTTCCCTCGGGATGTCCAATGGTCTGACAATGAGAAGGATCATCCTGCCGCAGGCCTTCCGAAGAGCCCTGCCTCCTTTGGGGAATCAGTTTATCATCGCGCTGAAGGATTCATCACTTGCTTCCTTCATCGGAATGTTTGAGCTCTTCAGTGTCGCCACGACATTGGGTTCAAATAACTTCGATTACATGACATACCTGCTGATCGTTGCAGTCTACTACCTGGTTCTTGTCCTGGTATTCTCAACGATTGTGAACATCATCGAAAAACGTATGTCTGTCAGTGATTAAATCGATTCTGGAGGGATGAATATGAGTCAGGAAATGATCAAGGTTGAAAAGTTGAATAAATCCTTCGGGGACTTGCACGTACTGAAGGATATCGATATGAGTGTGAGGGAAAGTGAAGTTGTCTGCTTGATCGGTGCGAGTGGATCAGGCAAAAGCACCCTGCTTCGCTGCCTGAACTTCCTGGAACTGAAGGACAACGGCAAAGTGGTTTTTGAAGGGGAAGAAGTCAATCAGGATACACATGATTTAAACAAGATCCGTCAGAAAGTGGGTATGGTGTTTCAGCACTTCTACCTTTTTCCGCATATGACTGTTTTGGAAAACGTAATGGAAGCCCCGGTTCACGTTAAGGGTGTGCCGAAAGCAGAAGCGAAGAAGAGCGCGAAGGAATTATTGAAAAAAGTTGGGTTGGCAGAAAAAGAAAATGTCTATCCTTCTAAACTTTCAGGGGGACAGAAGCAGCGTGTTGCCATCGCAAGGGCCCTTGCGATGAAACCTGATATCATGCTGTTCGATGAACCCACATCCGCACTCGATCCTGAACTGGTCGGCGAGGTGCTGGCTACAATGAAAGAGCTTGCCCTTGAAGGGATGACAATGGTCGTCGTCACCCACGAAATGGGGTTTGCCCGGGAAGTGGGAGATCGAGTTGTATATATGCATGACGGGAGAATCGTGGAAGAAGGATATCCGAAAGAAATGTTCTCCAATCCTAAACAACAAAGAACCAAAGAATTTTTGGATTCTGTACTATAACGCGATTGAAGAGAAGCGCCTCAATTAAATTGAGGCGTTTTTTCTATGGAATAAAACAATGCCTAATCCCTGGGATATGGAACATCGGTCTTAGGTGACTCATACTTCGTCTTACTCTCATTTTCTAAGTGGACATGCATAAGATGGTATAAATACCTGAAAGGAAATATTGAATATGAATAAGGCGACTATCGCCGCATCTTTCTATGCAGCGATTTCAATTAGTTTCTGGGGAATCTCGTTTGTATCAACCAAAGCTGTAGTCGATACCATTGAGCCATATACCCTTCTCGCACTCCGGTTTGCAATCGGTGCACTATTTTTATTAGCAGTACTTGTCATAAAACGTTATCCTTTGACCCTTCCATTACGCTATATCCCGCATGTGATTGTGCTTTCTGTATTGGGGGTTTTTATACATCAGGTCATACAGGCAACGGCCTTATTATCCATAGATGCATCTGCTGCCGGATGGATGATATCTTTTTCGCCTGTCTTCACTGTCATCCTGTCGATGCTTTTTTTACATGAAAAAATGTCGTGGCTCCGGTCGGCGGGTATGCTTATTGCCATCATCGGGGTATTGATGGTCACAAGTGCAAGAAGCGGCCAGTCTCCGGGTTTTGAAGTGAATTTCGGCTATATACTGATGGTCCTCAGCACGTTGAATTGGGCTGTATATTCCGTCTTGTTAAAAAGGTTGAGAGTTCCTCTGCCTTCGCTCATCGTCACTTTTTATATGAGTCTGCTAGGATGTCTGTTGAGCGTCCCTTTTCTGCTGAGGAGCAAGGGGTGGGAAAACATGACTTTCCTTACTAATACAGAATGGGCACATATATTGTTTCTTGGGATTTTTGTCTCAGGTGTCGGATATTGGTACTGGGCAAAAGCACTTGAAGTGATGGAAGCATCGAGGGTTTCTATGTTTCTTTATTTGGAGCCGCTGGTCACGTTCATTGCGGCAGTCCTTCTGCTGCATGAAAAGATTCTTTTCATAAGTATATTGGGAGGACTCATAATCATATTAGGAGTGATCATGGTGAATGGTCAATTTGTATCCGTTATTCGCCGCTTCATTTGGGCAAGGAAGTAATCCATGTTCACCCTGAAGAGTGAGCAGTATGCAGGAGTTTTCAGCTCAATCCATCTATGTATGAGAGGAGAATATCTATGACATTGAATGAACGTAATGTGAGTATTTTGGATGGAATAAAGTCCCCTTCCGCACTGCAGCTGAAGGAAGCACTGGAATCGTTGGAAATCAGTCTTGAAGATTTGAGGCCGTTTCTTCAGTCACCGGAAGGAAAACCATATTACCGCCGCTTATTGTATAAGAATGAAGAGGCAGAGCTGCTGGTCATGAATTGGTCGGATATCGAATGTGCCCCGCATGATCACGGAAGCTCCTTAGGCTGGATTAGAGTCATGGATGGAGGGGCATTGAATATAGTCTATGAAGTGAAGGAAGGTTTTCTGCCGAGAGAGTTATTTACCCGAACCTATCAAAAAGGTTCATGCTTTTTTGCACCGAAAAGGGGAATTCATAAAATGCAGAGGGGAGATGTTGAAAATCTTGTCACGCTCCATTTGTATGCTCCCCCTATAGAAGGAATGAAGGTTTTCGATTTAGAAACATGTGCCGCGTGTGTCGTTTCCAATGAATGTGGTGCATGGTGGCCGGACCATCAAAAACAAAAATTAAAGGATATCAAAGTGAGTAAATACTGAGGGAGGGCCCATTAATGTTGCAGCCAGCATGTCCCCTCCCCTTAACAACGAAGGGTCAGCCACTTTAGTACCGAATATGAGATGAATGATGGATAAAGCGCTATTTTTTTCTTATAAATAAGAGGTATACTCCAATCGCAATGATGAAAATCGGCCAGAACTCCCAAGCTGAACCGACGCTTCCCTCAATCAGCCCAAGCCAGCCAGCTGCCTTATCAGAGAATAGGAGAATAATAGAAAGGACGAGAAAAAGAATGCCGTGGAACAAGCCGTTTCTTGTCTTCTGGTAACGCAGTAAAAAACCTAGTGCTATGATCAGGATGAAAGTCCCCATATGATCAGGCCATATCTCCAATTTATTCACCACGTGAAAATGAAGTCCGAAGCCGACAAGGATCGTTCCCGGAAGTATGGCTTCATTTTCACGCCCCTTATATCCCTGCCCGAGAAATGCAATCCCTACGATGATCAGAAGTGTAGGCCATGTAAAAAAATGCTGAAATAAGACAATATTCGCCTGCTGAAGATAAAAGTATAATCCGAATCCTATCAAGATTAAACCAGGGAAAATTCTTTGCTGTTTCATGTTATTCCTCCATTAAAGCAGTATTTCTGTGTAGAACATGGTACAAAGGAAGCTATATGAACTGGTGTTACTTCAACCCTGCCAATTGCAAGGAAAGCTGAATCCAGTTTGCAGATCTGCGTAAAAAAACAGTTAGAGGTTCCCCGTTCTCATTCGCAATGAACAACATAAGAGTTGGGGGATGAGAGCCAATAATGTTATTAAATCATATTCTCCTCGATCCAGAGTGAGGATTAAGGTTTATTTTATCGGGATTGAGGAAAAATGAAAGATAAGAGCTTTCCTCATACTATATACGCCGAAAATAGTGTGAATCCTTTCCATTACTTGATTCTTTCAGCTTGTTTTGATAACCTACATTAGTAGGAAATGTCGAATTTTAAGAGAAATGAAACGGTTTTCATGTGATGACCTTATGTATGGTCAACAATCGTTGATTTTTATATGGTACATCATAACACAGCCATGTTTCAATTTCTGTTCACATTTACGGGTAAATGAACTTTAAGGACATGTTATAATAAGGGTAATGATTTTATTGGGGGTGTAGTGCATAGCATGTATACGATTGTCGTTGGCTTAAATTATAAAACGGCCCCTGTTGAGATTCGTGAGCGTTTATCATTTAATGAAACTGATCTGCCATTTGCTATGAGAGCATTGAAGGAAAAGAAAAGCATTCTGGAGAATGTGATCGTTTCCACTTGTAATAGAACGGAAGTATATGCAGTAGTCGATCAGCTTCACACAGGTCGTTATTATATAAAAGATTTCTTATCACAATGGTTTGATATTGATAAAGAGGAGTTCACCCCGTATTTGTTCATTTATGAACAAGAAGGAGCGGTCGAACACCTTTTTAAAGTGTCTTGCGGTCTGAACTCGATGGTCCTTGGTGAAACGCAGATACTTGGCCAGATCCGTACAAGCTTTTTGACTGCACAGGAAGCTGGAACAACAGGAACGGTATTCAATCATTTGTTCAAGCAGGCTGTGACCGTGGCGAAAAAAGCCCATTCAGAGACTGAAATCGGTTCGAATGCTGTGTCAGTCAGCTATGCAGCGGTCGAGCTTGCCAAAAAGGTATTTGGCAGTCTTGAAAACAAGCACGTACTGATTCTTGGGGCAGGTAAAATGGGAGAGCTTGCAATCAAGAACTTACACGGCAGCGGAGCTACAAAGGTCACCGTGATCAACCGGACCTTTGAAAAAGCCCAGACGCTTGCCGGCCGCTTTGAAGGAAAGGCGAAGACGCTCCAGGAATTGAATTGTGCACTCGTTGAAGCTGATATTCTGATCAGTTCCACAGGCGCAAAGGACTTCGTCATTTCAAAAGAGACGATGTCTTACGTGGAGCGCATGAGAAAAGGGCGTCCACTTTTCATGGTGGATATTGCCGTGCCCCGTGATTTAGATCCTTCCATCGGTGAACTGGAAAGTGTATTCCTTTATGACATCGATGACTTGGAAGGCATTGTCCAAGCCAATCTTGCTGAGCGTAAAAAAGCAGCCGAACAGATCGAATTGATGATCGAAGCGGAGATTGTTTCGTTTAAAGACTGGCTGAATATGCTTGGGGTCGTACCTGTCATCTCGGCTCTTAGACAAAAAGCATTGTCAATCCAGGCGGAGACGATGGAAAGCATCGAGCGTAAAATGCCGGACTTGACCGACAGGGAACGGAAAGTATTGAGCAAACATACGAAGAGCATCATTAATCAATTGCTGAAAGATCCGATTTCACAAGTGAAAGAACTTGCTGCCCTGCCTGATGCCGAGGATAAATTGGATTTATTCGTTTCGATTTTCAACATCGAGCAACAAGTGCAGGAACAGACACAACTTAAAGCAGCCAATGAAAAGAGTGAGAGCAAAGAGAGCTTCACTCCACAACCTTCTTTTCATGCGTAAGTGAGGTTATTGTCTATGTTTGAACAAACGATGACTAGGCTGCACGAACTGATGATTGTTCTGTATGCTATTAGTATCCTGTTTTATTTTATAGATTTCTTAAACAAAAACCGGAAGGCAAACCTTTTTGCCTTCTGGTTACTTGCAATTGTTTGGGTCC
This Bacillus sp. Marseille-Q1617 DNA region includes the following protein-coding sequences:
- a CDS encoding amino acid ABC transporter permease, with amino-acid sequence MHFLETFADTYDIFLKGMLLTFQLTIVSVLIAIVIGLFFAFLKISKVKPLELLADLYIFVVRGTPLIVQIFIFYFGLTALHISGFWSVVLGLAFHNGAYIAEIFRGAIQSIDRGQMEAGRSLGMSNGLTMRRIILPQAFRRALPPLGNQFIIALKDSSLASFIGMFELFSVATTLGSNNFDYMTYLLIVAVYYLVLVLVFSTIVNIIEKRMSVSD
- a CDS encoding LiaI-LiaF-like domain-containing protein, which gives rise to MKQQRIFPGLILIGFGLYFYLQQANIVLFQHFFTWPTLLIIVGIAFLGQGYKGRENEAILPGTILVGFGLHFHVVNKLEIWPDHMGTFILIIALGFLLRYQKTRNGLFHGILFLVLSIILLFSDKAAGWLGLIEGSVGSAWEFWPIFIIAIGVYLLFIRKK
- a CDS encoding amino acid ABC transporter ATP-binding protein, whose translation is MSQEMIKVEKLNKSFGDLHVLKDIDMSVRESEVVCLIGASGSGKSTLLRCLNFLELKDNGKVVFEGEEVNQDTHDLNKIRQKVGMVFQHFYLFPHMTVLENVMEAPVHVKGVPKAEAKKSAKELLKKVGLAEKENVYPSKLSGGQKQRVAIARALAMKPDIMLFDEPTSALDPELVGEVLATMKELALEGMTMVVVTHEMGFAREVGDRVVYMHDGRIVEEGYPKEMFSNPKQQRTKEFLDSVL
- the hemA gene encoding glutamyl-tRNA reductase, whose product is MYTIVVGLNYKTAPVEIRERLSFNETDLPFAMRALKEKKSILENVIVSTCNRTEVYAVVDQLHTGRYYIKDFLSQWFDIDKEEFTPYLFIYEQEGAVEHLFKVSCGLNSMVLGETQILGQIRTSFLTAQEAGTTGTVFNHLFKQAVTVAKKAHSETEIGSNAVSVSYAAVELAKKVFGSLENKHVLILGAGKMGELAIKNLHGSGATKVTVINRTFEKAQTLAGRFEGKAKTLQELNCALVEADILISSTGAKDFVISKETMSYVERMRKGRPLFMVDIAVPRDLDPSIGELESVFLYDIDDLEGIVQANLAERKKAAEQIELMIEAEIVSFKDWLNMLGVVPVISALRQKALSIQAETMESIERKMPDLTDRERKVLSKHTKSIINQLLKDPISQVKELAALPDAEDKLDLFVSIFNIEQQVQEQTQLKAANEKSESKESFTPQPSFHA
- a CDS encoding DMT family transporter; amino-acid sequence: MNKATIAASFYAAISISFWGISFVSTKAVVDTIEPYTLLALRFAIGALFLLAVLVIKRYPLTLPLRYIPHVIVLSVLGVFIHQVIQATALLSIDASAAGWMISFSPVFTVILSMLFLHEKMSWLRSAGMLIAIIGVLMVTSARSGQSPGFEVNFGYILMVLSTLNWAVYSVLLKRLRVPLPSLIVTFYMSLLGCLLSVPFLLRSKGWENMTFLTNTEWAHILFLGIFVSGVGYWYWAKALEVMEASRVSMFLYLEPLVTFIAAVLLLHEKILFISILGGLIIILGVIMVNGQFVSVIRRFIWARK
- a CDS encoding cysteine dioxygenase family protein; the protein is MTLNERNVSILDGIKSPSALQLKEALESLEISLEDLRPFLQSPEGKPYYRRLLYKNEEAELLVMNWSDIECAPHDHGSSLGWIRVMDGGALNIVYEVKEGFLPRELFTRTYQKGSCFFAPKRGIHKMQRGDVENLVTLHLYAPPIEGMKVFDLETCAACVVSNECGAWWPDHQKQKLKDIKVSKY